The following coding sequences lie in one Cryptococcus neoformans var. neoformans B-3501A chromosome 2, whole genome shotgun sequence genomic window:
- a CDS encoding hypothetical protein (Match to ESTs gb|CF186942.1|CF186942, gb|CF186943.1|CF186943; HMMPfam hit to SelR, SelR domain, score: 273.7, E(): 3e-79), which produces MSQPAKVQKSDDEWRAILSPEQFRVLRQKGTERPGSHPYDHSNDKGVYHCAGCDAPLYTSNTKFQSGCGWPAFYDTIPGAVNRHEDRNFGMTRTEITCANCGGHLGHVFKGEGFPNPVDERHCVNGISLNFKNE; this is translated from the exons ATGTCTCAACCTGCCAAGGTCCAGAAATCCGACGACGAATGGCGTGCAATTCTTAGTCCGGAGCAA TTCCGAGTTCTGAGACAGAAGGGAACTGAGAGGCCAGGCTCTCACCCTTACGATCACTCCAACGACAAAGGTGTTTACC ACTGTGCCGGATGTGATGCCCCCTTGTATACATCGAACACCAAGTT CCAATCTGGATGTGGATGGCCAGCCTTTTACGATACCATCCCAGGTGCCGTTAACCGTCATGAAGATAGGAATTTCGGGATGACTCGTACGGAGATTACATGCGCCAATTG TGGCGGTCATTTAGGTCACGTCTTCAAGGGGGAAGGTTTTCCTAACCCGGTTGATGAACG ACACTGTGTCAACGGAATTTCCCTCAACTTCAAGAATGAATAG